A genomic window from Alkalihalobacillus sp. AL-G includes:
- a CDS encoding FAD-dependent oxidoreductase, whose protein sequence is MRTIHKEIVIIGGSIGGTVAALSAAKMGREVILVEESDWIGGQLTSQAVPPDEHKWIEEFGCTSTYREFRNRVRDNYRKNYPMTESAKNIEQLNPGNGWVSRIAHEPKVALNVLNDMLVPFISNGRIELLIEAKPVEANLAEGDRIESVIVEERTSGNQTRLSGIYFLDATECGDLLPLVNAEYVTGAEAKSTTGEPHAREEGCLPLDMQPITHVAAVDYIEGGNFTIDKPEQYEFWRNYKAKFLNHMQLSWFGPDAETGESKRFAMFPGEGISLWDYRRIIDPSLFKRDFYKGDITLMNWPQNDYWLGPVIDVPEHERKKHLEGARQLTLSLVYWLQTEAPRPDGGKGYPGVRMRGDVVDTEDGLAKYPYIRESRRIKALTTVKEQHINADFRKGIKHWEDSVGIGAYRIDLHPTTETHQFFYTPSYPFEMPLGSLIPIRIKNLIASCKNIGSTHITNGCFRVHPVEWNIGEAAGYLAAFCINQSLTPKEVHQEKYRVKELQDLLMQQGVELHWPDGVGVL, encoded by the coding sequence GTGAGGACCATACATAAAGAGATTGTAATCATCGGAGGCAGTATCGGTGGAACCGTTGCGGCATTATCTGCCGCCAAGATGGGAAGAGAAGTCATCCTGGTAGAAGAATCCGATTGGATCGGCGGCCAGCTTACGAGTCAAGCCGTTCCGCCTGATGAACATAAATGGATCGAGGAATTCGGCTGTACATCGACCTATCGTGAATTCCGCAATCGGGTACGGGACAATTATCGTAAAAATTATCCGATGACAGAATCAGCCAAGAACATCGAACAATTGAACCCTGGAAACGGATGGGTAAGCCGGATTGCTCACGAGCCGAAGGTAGCATTAAACGTATTGAACGATATGTTAGTTCCCTTTATTAGTAATGGACGAATTGAGCTGTTGATAGAAGCAAAGCCGGTCGAAGCCAATTTGGCAGAGGGGGATCGTATCGAGAGTGTAATCGTAGAGGAACGGACAAGCGGCAATCAGACGAGATTATCTGGAATCTATTTTTTAGATGCCACAGAATGTGGTGATCTCTTGCCGCTAGTAAATGCAGAATATGTCACAGGTGCTGAAGCAAAATCCACTACAGGGGAACCCCATGCAAGGGAAGAGGGTTGTTTACCATTGGATATGCAGCCGATTACGCATGTCGCTGCTGTTGATTATATTGAAGGCGGGAACTTCACGATTGATAAGCCGGAACAATATGAATTTTGGCGGAACTACAAGGCGAAGTTCCTTAATCATATGCAGCTGAGCTGGTTCGGGCCGGATGCCGAAACAGGTGAGTCCAAGAGGTTTGCCATGTTCCCAGGAGAAGGGATTTCGTTGTGGGATTATCGGCGTATCATCGATCCGAGCTTGTTTAAACGTGATTTTTACAAGGGTGATATCACGCTAATGAATTGGCCGCAAAATGATTACTGGCTAGGGCCGGTCATAGACGTACCGGAGCATGAAAGGAAGAAGCATCTGGAAGGGGCACGTCAACTGACTTTATCACTAGTCTATTGGCTGCAAACAGAAGCGCCAAGACCAGATGGGGGCAAGGGATATCCAGGAGTACGGATGCGTGGAGATGTCGTAGATACAGAGGATGGATTAGCGAAATATCCATACATACGGGAATCGCGTCGGATCAAAGCGTTGACAACGGTGAAGGAACAGCATATCAATGCTGATTTTCGGAAAGGTATCAAGCATTGGGAGGACTCAGTCGGGATAGGCGCATACAGGATCGATCTGCATCCGACGACTGAAACCCACCAATTTTTCTATACCCCAAGCTATCCATTTGAAATGCCGCTCGGCAGCCTTATACCCATTCGGATTAAAAATCTGATTGCTTCTTGTAAAAACATCGGCTCGACCCACATTACGAATGGATGTTTCCGCGTCCACCCGGTTGAATGGAACATAGGAGAAGCCGCTGGTTATTTGGCTGCTTTTTGTATCAATCAATCACTGACTCCAAAAGAGGTCCATCAAGAGAAATATAGAGTTAAAGAGTTACAGGATTTATTGATGCAACAGGGAGTGGAGCTGCACTGGCCTGACGGAGTCGGAGTGCTGTAA
- a CDS encoding alpha amylase family protein, whose protein sequence is MKKAFGVLLSLVLLMSLAVPAFATGNDESRHHVLQNLVKDESKKARILWYDLSANIQNLNTPEKVDTIVAKTAKANIDTIVLDVKNYTGFVGYQSEIAPHMSTSQIPKYDGFPKGYDLLAEVIEEAHKYGIQVHANVNVFSEGNNDYKDGPAFEHPEWQTTFYQASRIAKSENGSTFDITGVNTTRGSNQLVMYTPEKYEVSPSNQWGAEVQVVDGIVTKVVDRIYGAPAVEVPENGVVLSGHGEARTWILENVHVGDQFDYSATKTELIPASEYSTFSTFVNAIRDDVQTYELSIINEIISNYDVDGIVLDRARYSNVYADFSDLSREKFEAYIGERVTNWPEDIFTVEFTAEGKEVVPGQYYQKWIEWRAGNIQDFFKKAENLVHGKDPSLFFSTYVGAWYPLYYSEGVNWASKTYQPDYEWASPDYGKTGYAEVLDFLMTGNYFSQVTREEAVAVGNPDWYSVEGSADIAMDVVNEATFVYGSLYLAQYKGDPEQFRKGLRAVMDKTHGIMLFDLVYFEQYGWWDILYEEFAEESQAPHQIPGLMKMVREDK, encoded by the coding sequence ATGAAAAAAGCATTTGGTGTACTATTGTCACTTGTTTTGCTAATGAGTTTGGCTGTACCCGCATTTGCAACAGGAAATGACGAATCAAGACATCATGTTCTTCAAAACCTCGTGAAGGATGAAAGTAAAAAAGCAAGGATTTTATGGTATGACCTATCGGCAAATATTCAAAACCTCAATACACCCGAGAAGGTGGACACAATTGTAGCGAAAACTGCAAAAGCGAATATCGATACGATAGTCTTAGATGTTAAAAACTATACCGGATTTGTAGGTTATCAAAGTGAAATCGCTCCTCACATGAGTACATCTCAGATTCCTAAATACGATGGCTTTCCCAAGGGATACGATTTACTTGCAGAAGTCATTGAAGAAGCACATAAATACGGGATTCAGGTTCATGCGAATGTAAACGTTTTTTCAGAAGGAAATAACGATTATAAAGATGGACCAGCCTTTGAACACCCTGAATGGCAAACGACATTCTACCAAGCATCGCGAATAGCGAAGTCTGAAAACGGCTCGACCTTCGATATCACCGGTGTGAATACGACAAGAGGATCAAACCAGCTTGTCATGTACACACCTGAAAAATATGAGGTTTCTCCGTCCAATCAATGGGGAGCAGAGGTACAGGTGGTTGATGGAATTGTAACTAAAGTTGTGGATCGTATTTACGGTGCCCCAGCTGTAGAGGTACCTGAAAACGGTGTCGTCCTGTCGGGTCATGGCGAAGCAAGAACATGGATTCTGGAAAACGTCCATGTAGGTGATCAATTTGATTATTCCGCTACGAAAACAGAGCTTATTCCAGCTTCGGAATATTCTACTTTCTCCACATTCGTCAATGCAATTCGTGATGACGTCCAAACCTATGAGCTCAGCATCATCAATGAAATCATCAGTAATTATGACGTGGACGGTATTGTTCTCGATCGTGCCCGATATTCAAACGTCTATGCAGATTTCAGTGATTTGAGCCGAGAGAAATTCGAAGCTTATATCGGTGAGCGTGTAACGAATTGGCCTGAGGATATCTTCACTGTTGAATTTACAGCTGAAGGAAAAGAAGTCGTTCCAGGGCAATACTATCAGAAGTGGATTGAATGGAGAGCAGGAAACATCCAGGATTTCTTCAAAAAGGCAGAAAATCTGGTCCATGGAAAAGACCCATCCCTGTTCTTCAGTACGTATGTCGGAGCATGGTACCCGCTCTATTATAGTGAGGGCGTGAACTGGGCAAGTAAAACCTATCAACCAGATTACGAGTGGGCAAGCCCTGATTACGGAAAAACAGGTTATGCAGAAGTACTGGATTTCTTGATGACGGGTAACTATTTTTCACAGGTAACACGTGAAGAAGCTGTCGCTGTTGGCAACCCTGATTGGTACAGCGTCGAAGGGTCGGCGGACATTGCAATGGATGTTGTAAACGAAGCTACCTTCGTTTACGGAAGCCTTTACCTGGCTCAATATAAAGGTGATCCTGAACAATTCCGAAAAGGGCTGAGAGCCGTAATGGACAAGACACACGGTATCATGCTCTTCGACCTCGTCTACTTCGAGCAGTATGGATGGTGGGATATCCTCTATGAAGAATTTGCAGAAGAATCCCAAGCGCCGCACCAAATTCCTGGTCTAATGAAAATGGTGAGAGAAGACAAATAA
- a CDS encoding DUF4127 family protein: MNRKLALIPVDARPVTRDLPGQIAAIAGWDVLVPDRGQLGFLKMPGDQSEFLVWLDRVASEVDGFILSLDMIGYGGLVPSRVIEDEFSTIWSRIEQVLQLKRRYPEKKLFAFSATMRISNNYVNEEEKDYWDRYGEEIWQYSYHTHCFQRTASEESKRMIDDLYGRIPSEILDDYLQTRERNFSISKKLLEKVEEKLIDILVFPQDDTSEYGLNIREQEQLSADVEKRNLFNNVFIYPGADEVATTLTARAILEAEFIKAPTFYPFYSGETGKLKPAMYEDRPIVESVKGQIHVVGGHTVETVNDADLLLGVNVPGQQQGDLALQKNLQYVNTNGRDVGEWIRRLVYYQKQGYKVAVADLAYANGADPVMMSRLLGEPDVLSHLVGFGAWNTAGNTIGTVVAQAAMHYVHHKSGFDRSDEKLKEQILLRLFDDYLYQTIVRQQVRNEMAGPESKVNDLVKVVENRFLENYDNLIQTEGVQKLLRDYEVDLGTTFLPWNRTFEIGLKVRLQRNIC, encoded by the coding sequence ATGAACCGAAAGCTTGCCCTTATACCTGTAGATGCCCGTCCGGTCACACGTGATCTCCCAGGTCAAATTGCGGCGATTGCTGGTTGGGACGTTCTTGTACCAGACCGAGGCCAGTTAGGTTTTTTGAAAATGCCAGGTGATCAAAGTGAATTCCTGGTATGGCTGGATCGTGTAGCAAGTGAAGTGGATGGCTTTATCCTTTCACTGGACATGATCGGATATGGCGGACTCGTTCCGTCAAGAGTCATCGAGGATGAATTCTCCACGATATGGTCCAGGATCGAACAGGTATTACAGCTGAAACGCCGCTATCCTGAAAAAAAGCTGTTTGCCTTCAGTGCAACTATGCGAATATCCAACAATTACGTGAATGAGGAAGAGAAAGACTATTGGGATCGTTATGGGGAGGAGATATGGCAATACTCCTACCACACGCACTGCTTCCAAAGGACAGCCTCAGAGGAATCGAAGCGAATGATCGATGATTTATATGGTCGGATCCCAAGTGAAATCTTGGACGATTACCTGCAAACCCGTGAACGCAATTTTTCTATCAGTAAAAAGCTGCTGGAAAAAGTTGAGGAGAAGCTGATCGATATATTGGTATTTCCACAGGATGACACGTCGGAATACGGATTGAATATCCGTGAGCAGGAACAGCTTTCAGCAGATGTCGAGAAACGGAATCTGTTCAATAACGTATTCATTTATCCTGGAGCAGATGAGGTAGCGACTACATTGACGGCTCGGGCGATTCTTGAAGCTGAATTTATAAAAGCACCGACATTCTATCCGTTTTACTCTGGAGAAACAGGCAAGCTGAAGCCTGCGATGTATGAAGATCGCCCGATTGTGGAATCGGTGAAAGGACAAATTCATGTTGTTGGTGGTCATACCGTCGAAACCGTGAATGACGCAGACCTGCTCCTCGGAGTCAATGTCCCTGGACAGCAACAGGGTGATTTGGCGCTTCAGAAAAACCTGCAGTACGTAAATACGAATGGCCGTGATGTCGGAGAGTGGATCAGGAGACTCGTCTACTATCAGAAGCAAGGTTATAAGGTAGCTGTTGCTGACCTCGCCTATGCGAATGGCGCGGATCCAGTCATGATGTCACGTCTTCTGGGTGAACCGGATGTCTTGAGCCACCTTGTCGGATTCGGGGCGTGGAATACTGCCGGAAACACGATAGGTACGGTTGTAGCTCAAGCAGCAATGCATTATGTGCATCATAAATCGGGTTTCGATCGATCTGATGAAAAGTTGAAAGAACAAATTCTGCTTCGGCTTTTCGATGATTATCTGTATCAGACAATCGTTCGCCAGCAAGTCCGGAACGAAATGGCAGGCCCCGAGTCAAAGGTCAATGATCTAGTAAAAGTGGTTGAAAATCGATTCCTTGAAAACTACGATAATTTGATCCAAACGGAGGGTGTCCAAAAGCTGCTGCGAGATTACGAGGTTGACCTAGGTACGACCTTTCTCCCTTGGAACCGTACGTTTGAAATAGGTCTTAAAGTCCGTTTACAGAGAAACATCTGTTAG